GGCGGAGCGACGCCGGACGAACAGGCGGAAGCGGAGGGGCCGGAGCTCTGGAACCGCGACCCGGACCGCTGCTGCTTCCTGCGAAAGGTCGAGCCTCTGCAGAATTTCCTGGCGAAGCGCACAGCCTGGGTGACGGGCATCCGGCGTGATCAGTCGTCTTCACGGAAGAAAGCACGAATCGTCGACTGGGCGCCGAAGTGCGAGGTCGTGAAAGTCAACCCGCTGGCCACGTGGTCGCGAAAGGACGTATGGCGCTACATCATCGAAAATAGCCTGCCGTACAACGAGCTGCACGACCGTGGCTTCCCGAGCATCGGCTGCATCCCGTGTACGAAAGCCGTCGACGGATCCGGCTATTCGCGGGATGGTCGTTGGGACGGCACCGACAAGTCCGAGTGCGGCATCCACACCTGATGCAGGGATATCCTTCGGCGCCATCGATCCCGAATAATGTAGGGAATCGCCGGGCAGGCAGATGGGGAGCCGCCCGGTGCAGACCGGGTGCGCGAATTGGTAGATTGTCTGGACCTTCCCCCGATCCCGGCTCAC
The DNA window shown above is from Longibacter salinarum and carries:
- a CDS encoding phosphoadenylyl-sulfate reductase, whose protein sequence is MTPPAATDPQSWTRSRLAALNAQFEPRDPQVILQWAVQTFGSGLAQGTGFGPSGVVIMHMLSEIDPSTTFFYLDTDLLFPETYDLKDELADTLGISITRVHGGATPDEQAEAEGPELWNRDPDRCCFLRKVEPLQNFLAKRTAWVTGIRRDQSSSRKKARIVDWAPKCEVVKVNPLATWSRKDVWRYIIENSLPYNELHDRGFPSIGCIPCTKAVDGSGYSRDGRWDGTDKSECGIHT